The following are from one region of the Odontesthes bonariensis isolate fOdoBon6 chromosome 16, fOdoBon6.hap1, whole genome shotgun sequence genome:
- the hmgn1b gene encoding non-histone chromosomal protein HMG-like isoform X2, which translates to MPKRSKAAAGGDSAPKRRSLRLKDRPAPAKAESKPKPKKAPAKPKKAKEVEKAKPEEKAPEAPAENGEAKAEDEAPATDAADEKDEAAE; encoded by the exons ATGCCTAAAAGGAGCAAA GCAGCTGCAGGAGGCGACTCAGCG CCCAAGAGGAGATCTCTCAGGTTGAAAGAT AGACCTGCACCTGCAAAAGCAGAGTCCAAACCCAAGCCAAAg AAGGCACCTGCTAAGCCCAAGAAAGCTAAGGAGGTGGAGAAGGCCAAGCCTGAGGAGAAGGCACCGGAGGCCCCCGCTGAGAATGGCGAAGCCAAAGCTGAGGATGAG GCACCCGCTACAGACGCAGCTGATGAAAAAGACGAGGCAGCGGAATAA
- the hmgn1b gene encoding non-histone chromosomal protein HMG-like isoform X1: MPKRSKAAAGGDSAPKRRSLRLKDFSSTQRPAPAKAESKPKPKKAPAKPKKAKEVEKAKPEEKAPEAPAENGEAKAEDEAPATDAADEKDEAAE; encoded by the exons ATGCCTAAAAGGAGCAAA GCAGCTGCAGGAGGCGACTCAGCG CCCAAGAGGAGATCTCTCAGGTTGAAAGAT TTTTCTTCCACACAGAGACCTGCACCTGCAAAAGCAGAGTCCAAACCCAAGCCAAAg AAGGCACCTGCTAAGCCCAAGAAAGCTAAGGAGGTGGAGAAGGCCAAGCCTGAGGAGAAGGCACCGGAGGCCCCCGCTGAGAATGGCGAAGCCAAAGCTGAGGATGAG GCACCCGCTACAGACGCAGCTGATGAAAAAGACGAGGCAGCGGAATAA
- the igsf5a gene encoding uncharacterized protein igsf5a yields the protein MAAVPALKTPQSSSVFMVVVPTDWTVLIAIVLSFAALALLVLLILGIVFCYKRRKEKEPNYQDEVRRVRTQSHLSGVNAPGQKQGQVNPSFEGQTSVTPSDGVGLQLHFSNILETSGVANSNLAGNGAVDELGFHKHRHATTV from the exons ATGGCTGCTGTGCCAGCACTGAAAACCCCCCAGTCCAGCTCTGTCTTCATGGTGGTTG TGCCCACTGATTGGACAGTGCTCATCGCTATAGTTCTGTCTTTTGCGGCATTGGCTTTGCTAGTTTTGCTCATCCTCGGAATAGTCTTCTGCTACAAACGTAGGAAAGAAAAAG AACCAAATTACCAAGATGAAGTGAG GAGAGTGAGGACACAGAGCCATTTAAGTGGCGTCAATGCACCTGGACAAAAACAAGGACAAGTAAATCCATCTTTTGAGGGTCAGACAA GTGTAACACCCAGTGACGGTGTGGGTCTCCAGTTACATTTCTCCAACATTTTGGAG ACGTCTGGTGTTGCAAATAGTAACCTGGCAGGAAATGGCGCTGTGGATGAATTAGGCTTCCACAAACACAGACATGCAACCACTGTGTAA